A window of the Vanessa cardui chromosome 12, ilVanCard2.1, whole genome shotgun sequence genome harbors these coding sequences:
- the LOC124534225 gene encoding 26S proteasome non-ATPase regulatory subunit 11, translating into MAGAMLFERSRVSSSNRDEDVRMTDKMISTGELPEDDEENIRAKEQGILNLGEKYKKEGKAKELAELIKATRPFLSLISKAKAAKLVRSLVDFFLDLEAGIGIEVQLCKECIEWAKEERRTFLRQSLEARLIALYFDTGMYTEALDLATALLKELKKLDDKNLLVEVLLLESKTYHALSNLPKARASLTSARTTANAIYCPPKMQAALDLQSGILHAADERDFKTAYSYFYEAFEGYDGADSPKALTALKYMLLSKIMLNQAEEVATVCSSKAALKYAGKDLEAMRAVATASHKRSLADFQTALKTYKPELEEDAVVRAHLGALYDTMLEQNLCRIVEPYMRVQVDHVAKCIRLPVVQVEKKLSQMILDKKLNGILDQGEGVLIVFDESPLEKTYETVLETIHHMSKVVDTLYQKAKKLS; encoded by the coding sequence ATGGCCGGAGCAATGTTATTCGAGAGGTCACGAGTCTCATCTTCGAACAGAGACGAAGACGTTCGCATGACTGACAAAATGATTAGCACAGGAGAGCTGCCTGAAGATGACGAGGAAAATATTAGAGCGAAAGAACAAGGCATATTGAATCTTGGCGAGAAATACAAGAAAGAAGGTAAAGCCAAGGAACTCGCAGAGTTGATCAAGGCTACTAGACCATTTCTCAGTTTGATAAGTAAGGCGAAGGCAGCGAAATTAGTGCGGTCACTCGTAGACTTCTTCTTGGATTTGGAAGCCGGCATAGGAATTGAAGTTCAATTGTGCAAAGAGTGTATAGAATGGGCCAAGGAAGAACGCCGTACATTCCTGCGACAGTCCCTGGAGGCGAGGCTTATCGCTCTGTACTTCGACACAGGTATGTACACAGAAGCTCTAGACCTAGCTACAGCACTTTTGAAAGAGTTAAAGAAGTTAGACGACAAAAATTTGTTAGTTGAAGTACTTCTTTTAGAGAGTAAAACCTATCATGCTCTTAGTAATTTACCTAAAGCGCGTGCCTCCTTGACATCAGCAAGAACAACAGCAAATGCTATCTATTGTCCTCCAAAAATGCAGGCTGCTCTCGACTTACAATCTGGAATACTTCACGCTGCGGATGAGAGAGACTTTAAAACTGCTTACTCATACTTTTATGAAGCTTTTGAAGGATATGATGGAGCTGACAGTCCTAAGGCTTTAACTGCTCTGAAATATATGTTGTTGTCTAAAATTATGCTCAATCAAGCTGAAGAAGTGGCAACTGTTTGTAGTAGTAAAGCTGCTCTTAAATATGCTGGAAAAGATTTGGAAGCTATGAGAGCCGTAGCAACTGCATCTCACAAAAGATCTCTTGCTGATTTCCAAACtgcattaaaaacatataaaccaGAACTTGAAGAAGATGCCGTTGTGCGTGCCCATCTCGGAGCACTGTATGACACCATGTTGGAACAAAACTTATGTCGCATCGTGGAGCCTTATATGAGAGTTCAAGTCGACCATGTAGCTAAATGTATCCGCTTGCCAGTCGTTCAAGTAGAGAAGAAATTATCCCAGATGATccttgataaaaaattaaatggcaTATTGGATCAGGGTGAGGGTGTTCTGATTGTTTTCGACGAGTCACCCTTGGAGAAGACATATGAGACAGTTTTAGAAACAATCCACCACATGAGCAAAGTCGTTGATACACTCTACCAGAAAGCTAAAAAACTCTCATAG
- the LOC124534224 gene encoding uncharacterized protein LOC124534224 translates to MARRSFKITMDDKKSIEFLFDISKEIKYFYETPVIFLTKQDYSDNIFNTMCSMRSALQGGSKTEVIDIIVDFHIHWIYTIKELDQFSKRVLNDLTREEVYQAVSFTIDAMTHRLKYYQRYMLKHRPSLSNENQANLLTDIEIVEEMHKEVTRVLLNKLKCFRSFDSDEEFKIKVRDALEELYIWIDKITDGLAYQLTTYINIAHTEDLTKPLQQIVEDLKKSKSPSVLKLLENLKGKEFSTMIRTVAVHDREISKVLEKTNSLEEHISKFQSEPTSAALTALQSKKDYLEKTLVSLNNLKTTLKKLAETTDFEFEYLDYDEICPCEDFYQLRIFNHALPPEERERLVTELCYVWDLAVFGERSHKSIISILSAADIKEEFHDDLGTFFIDEHSRKIYRLPDEETLYQPNEHNILVPLKDDQQHIYFYDECGRYFIDQKTRQRIYKAHDTASEYMMDSSGILLKIKEERDGIIYYYDNYGRYYINSDGKHIYREVDSVSEYENDGLGNLVRIKSCLDILKPCPDDVPVTEDFKYLKTAVAKALRECIADVILHQPDDPIKYLSARLIKYRENMELKERRAREKEELDAEREIRISEERAAEERAAMAAALLLEGGSEASYDSNLIKYSPIHPDDTVSVGASSFV, encoded by the coding sequence ATGGCTCGACGTTCTTTTAAAATAACCatggatgataaaaaaagtatagaatTTCTTTTCGatatatcaaaagaaataaaatatttctatgaaaCCCCAGTAATTTTTCTTACCAAACAAGATTATTctgataacatatttaatacaatgtgTTCGATGCGATCAGCTCTTCAGGGTGGCTCAAAAACAGAAGTAATTGATATAATAGTTGATTTTCATATTCACTGGATATACACAATTAAGGAGTTAGATCAATTTTCTAAACGGGTTCTTAATGATCTTACAAGAGAAGAAGTATATCAAGCAGTCAGCTTCACCATAGATGCCATGACACACCGTCTGAAATATTATCAAAGATATATGTTAAAGCATCGACCATCCTTATCAAACGAAAATCAAGCCAATCTTTTAACAGACATAGAAATTGTTGAAGAAATGCATAAAGAAGTAACACGAGTTCttctaaacaaattaaaatgttttagaagCTTTGATAGCGATgaggaatttaaaataaaggttaGAGATGCTTTAGAAGAACTTTATATTTGGATTGATAAAATAACCGATGGATTAGCATATCAATTAAccacatatattaatatagctcACACTGAAGATTTAACAAAACCATTGCAACAAATTGTCGAagacttaaaaaaatctaaatctccTTCGGTTCTGAAATTGTTAGAAAATCTTAAAGGAAAAGAATTTAGCACAATGATACGAACTGTAGCAGTCCATGATCGCgaaataagtaaagtattagaaaaaacaaattcattagAGGAACATATTTCGAAATTTCAAAGCGAACCTACTTCCGCAGCTTTAACGGCTTTACAGAGCAAGAAAGATTATTTAGAGAAAACACTTGTTtcacttaataatttaaaaacgacattaaaaaaattagcagAAACGACAGATTTTGAATTTGAGTATTTGGATTATGATGAAATTTGCCCTTGTGAAGATTTTTACCAACTGCGCATATTTAACCACGCTTTACCACCAGAAGAACGTGAACGCTTAGTTACTGAGTTATGCTACGTATGGGATTTAGCAGTTTTTGGAGAACGAAGTCACAAATCAATTATCTCAATTCTAAGTGCTGCAGATATAAAAGAGGAATTTCATGATGACCTCGGCACCTTTTTTATAGACGAACATAGTCGAAAGATTTACAGGCTACCAGACGAGGAAACTCTATATCAGCCAAATGAGCACAACATACTCGTACCGTTGAAAGATGACCAACAGCATATTTACTTCTATGATGAATGTGGACGATATTTTATTGATCAGAAGACACGACAACGAATTTATAAGGCGCATGATACTGCTAGTGAGTATATGATGGATAGTTCAGGTATTTTATTGAAGATTAAGGAAGAACGGGATGGCATAATTTACTATTATGATAATTACGGCCGCTACTACATTAACAGCGATGGAAAACATATTTATCGAGAAGTAGATTCCGTTAGCGAATATGAAAACGATGGTCTAGGAAATCTTGTACGTATTAAAAGTTGCCTAGATATTTTAAAGCCTTGTCCAGACGATGTACCTGTAACAGAAGACTTTAAATATCTCAAAACAGCTGTAGCGAAAGCTTTGCGGGAGTGTATTGCTGATGTTATTTTACATCAGCCAGATGATcctataaagtatttatctgcccgtcttataaaatatagagaAAATATGGAATTGAAAGAGAGGCGTGCACGGGAAAAGGAAGAACTAGATGCTGAACGTGAAATTAGAATTTCTGAAGAACGTGCTGCTGAGGAGCGAGCAGCTATGGCAGCCGCATTGCTCCTCGAGGGTGGAAGTGAAGCCAGCTATGATTcgaatcttataaaatattctccAATACATCCTGATGATACTGTATCAGTTGGTGCTAGTTCTttcgtttaa